A genomic window from Salvia splendens isolate huo1 chromosome 11, SspV2, whole genome shotgun sequence includes:
- the LOC121753852 gene encoding pentatricopeptide repeat-containing protein At3g50420-like, protein MPPSFPASHLLRKCAATTSLREARRLHAVLLTTTLPPTETPLFLHNNILSMYARCGSLEDAHLLLDEMPHRNIVSYNALIAAYSRRPHHAHHAFHLLDQLAYEGHVPNGSTVTSLLQASAALCDLVAGASLHARCAKTGFLDNVRIQTSLLGMYFNCGDADCAKRVFTGMKDKDAIAWNSVISGYVKNGKILGSVELFQSMLEDEVKPNSFTYSLALNACAKLRDYDNGRLVHAQILLSGTCVDLPLHNSLLDMYSSCGDTCSASDVFRRIGSPDLVSWNTMIGGFAENGEGEKAMEMFVQLRQACHVKPDEYTFAAIIAGTCGFPARDYGMPLHAQAEKARLMSSAYVSSTLLSMYFNNGDSASPRKIFSSFEHKDAVLWTDVIAGHVRIGESEGALSLFLEMTKEGLGLDSFVLSSALAACADLVTLRQGEMVHSLVLKTGNDAEVWVHSSLVDMYAKNGELGSAAYAFSCLPKCDLMCWNSMLTGCGHHGRAKEAFQVYFKMLKHGLNPDQVTFLSLLAACNHCGLVHKSRFFWRNMKEHHARAGPKHYSCIISLLSRAGLWEEAEEMIVESPFADDYLESWRTVLSSCIKNRDLRGGIHAAEQILETNAEDSAANVLLAKLYAATGRWGDVAETRRNMKNSLLEKEPGLSWIEVRNSVRVFSSGEQSQLQRGEVEAEIGNLLGNMMPTVAEDIIQGRH, encoded by the coding sequence ATGCCACCTTCTTTCCCAGCATCTCACCTCCTCCGGAAATGCGCCGCCACGACCTCCCTTCGCGAAGCCCGCCGCCTCCACGCCGTCCTTCTCACCACCACACTCCCACCAACAGAAACCCCTCTATTCCTACACAACAACATCCTCTCAATGTACGCTCGCTGCGGCTCTTTGGAGGACGCCCACCTCCTGCTCGACGAAATGCCTCACAGAAACATCGTGTCTTACAACGCCCTGATCGCCGCCTATTCACGTCGACCCCATCACGCCCATCACGCGTTTCATCTGCTTGATCAATTGGCGTACGAGGGCCACGTGCCGAATGGGTCCACCGTCACGAGTCTTTTGCAGGCTTCGGCTGCACTTTGTGACTTGGTTGCTGGCGCTTCGTTGCACGCTCGTTGTGCGAAAACTGGATTCTTGGACAATGTACGCATTCAGACGTCTTTGCTTGGGATGTATTTTAACTGTGGAGATGCTGACTGTGCTAAGAGAGTCTTCACTGGGATGAAGGATAAAGACGCAATCGCTTGGAACTCGGTTATATCGGGCTATGTGAAGAATGGGAAGATATTGGGGAGCGTTGAACTTTTTCAGAGTATGTTGGAGGATGAGGTTAAACCAAATTCATTCACTTACTCGTTGGCGTTGAATGCTTGTGCCAAGTTGCGAGATTATGATAATGGGAGACTTGTTCATGCTCAGATTCTTTTATCTGGCACGTGCGTTGATTTACCTCTCCATAACTCACTTCTTGATATGTATTCTAGCTGTGGAGACACATGTTCTGCCTCTGATGTGTTTCGAAGAATTGGGAGTCCTGATTTGGTGTCTTGGAACACGATGATTGGTGGATTTGCGGAGaatggagagggagagaaggcTATGGAGATGTTTGTTCAACTTAGGCAAGCGTGTCATGTGAAACCCGATGAGTATACATTTGCCGCTATTATTGCTGGTACTTGTGGCTTCCCTGCTCGTGATTATGGAATGCCGCTTCATGCTCAAGCTGAGAAGGCGAGGCTAATGAGTAGTGCATACGTTAGCAGCACACTCTTGTCCATGTATTTCAACAATGGTGATTCAGCGTCTCCTCGAAAGATTTTCAGTTCTTTTGAACATAAAGATGCTGTTCTGTGGACTGACGTGATCGCTGGGCACGTTAGGATAGGTGAGAGCGAGGGGGCGCTGAGTCTATTCCTTGAAATGACAAAGGAAGGTTTAGGTTTAGACAGTTTCGTTCTAAGTAGTGCCTTGGCCGCTTGTGCTGACCTTGTGACTTTAAGGCAAGGGGAAATGGTGCATTCTCTGGTGTTGAAGACAGGAAATGATGCTGAAGTTTGGGTGCACAGCAGTCTGGTTGATATGTATGCCAAAAACGGGGAGCTCGGCTCTGCTGCATATGCGTTTTCTTGTCTGCCTAAGTGTGATTTGATGTGCTGGAACTCTATGCTTACAGGATGCGGTCACCATGGGAGGGCGAAGGAGGCCTTTCAAGTCTATTTCAAGATGTTGAAGCATGGGCTGAACCCGGATCAGGTCACGTTCCTTTCTCTTCTCGCTGCTTGTAACCATTGTGGCTTGGTACACAAATCTAGATTCTTCTGGAGGAATATGAAGGAGCATCATGCAAGAGCGGGGCCTAAGCACTATTCGTGCATCATCAGTTTGTTGAGTCGAGCCGGGCTGtgggaggaggcggaggagatGATTGTTGAATCACCTTTTGCAGATGATTATTTGGAGTCGTGGAGAACTGTCTTGAGCTCGTGCATCAAGAACAGGGATCTGAGGGGAGGAATCCATGCTGCGGAACAGATTTTGGAAACGAACGCAGAAGACAGTGCAGCGAATGTACTGCTTGCTAAGCTGTATGCTGCAACAGGGAGGTGGGGCGATGTTGCGGAGACGAGGCGAAATATGAAGAATTCCTTGCTGGAAAAAGAACCCGGTTTGAGCTGGATTGAAGTTAGGAACAGTGTTCGTGTGTTCTCTTCAGGCGAGCAATCCCAGTTGCAACGCGGTGAAGTTGAGGCCGAGATTGGTAATCTGTTGGGGAACATGATGCCAACAGTGGCTGAGGACATAATACAGGGAAGAcactaa